CTCGTCCATCTCCTTCTTGCGTACCTCGTGGATGTGCTCCTCGATGTACTTGTCGCCCTGGAGCTTCGGATTGAGGATGGAGCCGCGCTCCCCGCCCGTGCAGGTCACGACCAGCACGTCCACCCCCTCGGACACGTACTTCGCCATGGTGGCCGCGCCCTTGCTCGACTCGTCGTCGGGGTGGGCGTGGACGGCCATCAGTCGCAACTGGTCAGTCAAGACTCAATCCTCATAAGTCGGCGCCCGGTGTGAACCGGTGCGATCGGCGGCTTCTATAGTGACCGAATCGGGGGGCGGATAATTCCGGGGTACGGCCCGCAGGCCCCTTTTGGGAGATCCGTCCCGCCCCTGCCGAGAGGACGATCATGAGCACGGCGAGCACGCGGCTGCCCGAGGGCCGCTACGGCCGCTCCTCGGACGCGCGCTCCGACCGCACGCTCAAGGTCGTCGGCGCTGCCCTCGGGGTGGCCCTGCTGGCGCTGGTCGGCTACTTCGGCTACCACTACGTCGGCCAGAACAAGATCAGCGCCGAGGTGATCGAGTTCGACGCCGGCAAGGACGCGGTGAAGGTCCACCTGGAGGTCCGCAAGGACGCCGGTGCCTCCGGCTACTGCACGCTGCGCTCCCAGGCGGAGAGCGGCGCCGAGGTCGGCCGGGCCGACTTCCGCTTCGACGGCGACGCCACCCGGATCGACAAGGTCGTCACGCTCCGTACGACGTCCCAGGGGACGACGGCCGAGTTGCTCGGCTGCCACGCCGACTGACCCTGCGGTCGGACCCGCGACGGACCCCGACGGATCCGCGACCGCCCCACGACCGAACCGCGACCGGAACCGACCGTCCCTGGTCGACACCGACCGGATTCGCCCGGAATCCATAGGCGCTGACCTGCGTTGACGTGATTCTGATGGCTTATGTCCTCCCCCTTCGGGCATTGAATTGTTAGGCTCGTGGTTTCGCCCATCCGTGGAGGAACATCCTTCTGGGTAGGGCGATGCTTTGTATTCCCAGTACCTACGAGGAGCACCTGTGACCCAGACCAGCGAGAACGTCACCTGGCTGACCCAGGAGGCGTACAACCAGCTCAAGGCCGAGCTGGAGTACCTGTCTGGTCCTGCGCGTACGGAGATCGCCGCCAAGATCGCGGCCGCGCGCGAGGAGGGCGACCTGCGTGAGAACGGCGGGTACCACGCGGCCAAGGAGGAGCAGGGCAAGCAGGAGCTCCGCGTGCGCCAGCTGACCCAGCTCCTGGAGAACGCCAAGGTCGGCGAGGCGCCGGCCTCGGCGGACGGTGCGGTGGCCCCCGGCATGGTCGTGACGATCGCCTTCGACGGTGACGAGGACGACACGCTCACCTTCCTGCTCGCCTCGCGCGAGTACGCGAGCGCCGACATCGAGACGTACTCCCCGCAGTCCCCGCTGGGTTCCGGCGTGATGGGCCACAAGGTCGGCGAGGACGCGGAGTACGAGCTGCCGAACGGCAAGAAGGCCTCGGTGACGATCCTGAAGGCCGAGCCCTACAGCGGCTGACCCGGACCGCGCGGCGGTCGATCCCGCCCGGCATGTCCTTGACGAGCCCCCCGGCACCCACGTGGCGCCGGGGGTTTCGTCATGCCAGGGGTTTCGTCATACCAGGGGTTTCGTCACACAAGGTGTTTCGTCACGCCGTCGCCGAGCGGTACTTCCGTACCGCGAGGGTGCGGAACACCACGATGATCAGGACCGAGTAGATCAGCGAGGCCCAGACCGGGTGCTGCATGGGCCAGGCGTCCGAGGGTGAGACCCCCGGGTTGGCGAAGAGCTCGCGGCAGGCCTGGACCGTGGCGCTGAAGGGGTTCCAGTCGGCGACGTGACGCAGCCACGGGGTCATATGGCTGGTGTCCACGAACGCGTTCGAGATGAAGGTGACCGGGAAGAGCCAGATCAGTCCGCTGGACGTGGCCGCCTCGGGGGTGCGGACGGACATGCCGATCAGGGCGCCGATCCAGGTGAACGCGTACCCGAGCAGGAGCAGCAGCCCGAAGGCCGCCAGCACCCTGGCGGCGTTGGTGTCACCGTCCGACCCGATGCGCCAGCCGACCAGCAGGGCGACCACGGCCAGGACGACCAGGGTCAGGGCGGTCTGGACGAGGTCGGCGAAGGTTCGCC
Above is a window of Streptomyces sp. DT2A-34 DNA encoding:
- the greA gene encoding transcription elongation factor GreA, which produces MTQTSENVTWLTQEAYNQLKAELEYLSGPARTEIAAKIAAAREEGDLRENGGYHAAKEEQGKQELRVRQLTQLLENAKVGEAPASADGAVAPGMVVTIAFDGDEDDTLTFLLASREYASADIETYSPQSPLGSGVMGHKVGEDAEYELPNGKKASVTILKAEPYSG
- a CDS encoding ABC transporter permease → MSALDAVRVAPATNPVSQSVRDSMVVAKRNLIRMSRIPEMIIYGLIQPIMFVVLFTYVFGGSMQIGGSTSAVDYKNFLMAGIFAQTVTFATASSGAGIADDMHKGLIDRFRSLPMARGAVLTGRTFADLVQTALTLVVLAVVALLVGWRIGSDGDTNAARVLAAFGLLLLLGYAFTWIGALIGMSVRTPEAATSSGLIWLFPVTFISNAFVDTSHMTPWLRHVADWNPFSATVQACRELFANPGVSPSDAWPMQHPVWASLIYSVLIIVVFRTLAVRKYRSATA
- a CDS encoding DUF4307 domain-containing protein; amino-acid sequence: MSTASTRLPEGRYGRSSDARSDRTLKVVGAALGVALLALVGYFGYHYVGQNKISAEVIEFDAGKDAVKVHLEVRKDAGASGYCTLRSQAESGAEVGRADFRFDGDATRIDKVVTLRTTSQGTTAELLGCHAD